The Hymenobacter sp. GOD-10R genome includes a window with the following:
- a CDS encoding DUF6687 family protein: MQHYFVPFAQLRQQPTILVDSTGLGAALVLAHWRGAATPEPLRDDTSAGSVLRALHAPTASGLAAAAVSANHFDVDGFMGVWSLLHPGAALRYEALLRLTATLGDFRELDWNNPLADNALKLVCWLNAKEKELFYPPFGAPAVRRREDEASAEKFAWFLPAFEEILENPEVGRVAWEPEYRRVREAVAVMQSPATHLTSYPEIGLMIVHTPEPLPYYALFGPTAGFDMVLSCYSGQRYEFEYKYTTWIDLESRPTLPRLPLDGLASHLNALETSARRWTFDPVTDTGPLLRLAGKGLNKAQRYADPDQRPIYASSLPPEVIEREVVTFFRQHYATITPKRYWSWAEIREAGARVEAI, encoded by the coding sequence ATGCAACACTATTTTGTTCCTTTTGCTCAGTTGCGCCAGCAGCCTACTATTCTGGTGGATAGTACGGGCCTAGGTGCTGCGCTGGTGCTGGCGCATTGGCGCGGCGCGGCTACGCCCGAGCCGTTGCGCGATGATACCAGCGCTGGTTCTGTATTGCGCGCCTTGCATGCACCCACGGCATCAGGCTTGGCAGCGGCCGCCGTGTCAGCCAACCATTTCGATGTGGATGGGTTCATGGGAGTCTGGAGCTTGCTGCACCCTGGGGCTGCTCTGCGCTACGAGGCGTTGCTCCGGCTCACGGCTACCCTAGGTGATTTTCGGGAACTAGACTGGAACAACCCGCTGGCTGACAACGCTCTGAAGCTGGTTTGTTGGCTGAACGCCAAAGAGAAAGAGCTGTTTTATCCACCCTTTGGAGCGCCAGCCGTACGTCGGCGCGAAGACGAAGCCTCTGCCGAGAAGTTTGCGTGGTTTCTACCCGCCTTTGAAGAAATACTAGAAAACCCGGAGGTTGGTCGTGTAGCATGGGAGCCAGAATACAGGCGTGTGCGGGAGGCGGTAGCCGTGATGCAAAGCCCGGCCACGCACCTCACAAGCTACCCGGAAATTGGGCTAATGATCGTGCACACACCAGAACCGCTGCCGTACTATGCCCTTTTTGGCCCAACGGCAGGCTTCGATATGGTGCTGAGCTGCTACAGCGGGCAACGCTATGAGTTTGAATACAAATACACGACTTGGATTGACCTAGAGTCGCGGCCCACGCTACCTCGCTTGCCGCTCGACGGCTTGGCCAGTCACCTAAACGCCTTGGAAACCAGTGCCCGCCGTTGGACTTTCGATCCTGTAACCGATACAGGCCCCTTATTACGCCTGGCAGGTAAAGGCCTCAACAAAGCCCAGCGCTACGCCGACCCCGACCAGCGGCCGATCTACGCGTCTTCGCTGCCGCCGGAGGTAATAGAGCGCGAAGTAGTCACGTTTTTCCGGCAGCACTATGCTACCATCACGCCGAAGCGGTACTGGAGCTGGGCAGAAATCCGTGAGGCGGGCGCCAGAGTAGAGGCCATTTAG
- a CDS encoding HNH endonuclease gives MPRRRTAHTNQSTEREPRPSTEPQCQLCLRHVRHVTRHHLVPREEGGRYGPVADLCQPCHSTVHLLLSNRELARKYGTIEALREAEELQKYLHWIRRSRVEHISNRRRR, from the coding sequence ATGCCACGTCGCCGCACGGCTCATACCAATCAAAGTACCGAAAGAGAACCTCGGCCGAGCACCGAGCCGCAGTGTCAGCTGTGCTTGCGGCACGTTCGGCACGTGACGCGGCACCACTTGGTACCGCGCGAGGAAGGCGGCCGCTACGGGCCAGTTGCGGACCTGTGCCAGCCGTGCCACAGCACTGTGCATCTATTGCTGAGCAACCGGGAGCTAGCCCGCAAGTATGGTACTATTGAAGCATTGCGCGAAGCGGAAGAATTACAGAAATATCTGCATTGGATACGGCGCAGTCGGGTGGAGCATATTTCCAATCGGCGCCGGCGCTGA
- the trxA gene encoding thioredoxin encodes MPKKSFAELISSPGMPVLVDFYADWCGPCKTMAPILEQVAAQHQGKVKVIKIDVDRNQAAAQQFRVQSIPTLILFHKGQPVWRQAGVVSAPQLTQTLQSYVQ; translated from the coding sequence ATGCCTAAGAAATCTTTTGCCGAACTCATTAGCAGCCCCGGAATGCCGGTGCTGGTCGATTTTTACGCGGATTGGTGTGGCCCTTGCAAAACCATGGCACCTATTCTAGAGCAAGTGGCGGCACAGCACCAAGGAAAGGTCAAGGTGATTAAGATCGACGTGGATCGGAACCAGGCGGCGGCCCAGCAATTCCGCGTTCAGAGCATTCCCACCCTGATTCTGTTCCACAAAGGCCAGCCCGTATGGCGGCAAGCCGGCGTAGTATCGGCGCCTCAGCTTACCCAAACCCTGCAATCCTACGTGCAATAG
- a CDS encoding TonB-dependent receptor, with translation MPSWAQARFTLSGYVRTDSKEALPGATVAAPALGKGVTADSTGFYSVSLPAGTQDLVISFIGYQTLTRTITLTKNQRISFSLASANNELGEVVVQGSGTLEQKLRAPQMSVERLTAREAKLLPALFGEVDILKTLQLKPGVQNGGEGTSGLFVRGGSADQNLFLLDDAVVYNPSHLFGLFSVFNSDAVQSVDLYKGGFPAQYGGRLSSVVDVKLRQGNPEKFGVSGGIGLISSRLTVEGPIKKGKGSFLVSGRRTYFDIFTRQINKLNAGEPDYNPIPDYYFYDFNLKANYKLGDNDQVFLTGYLGRDIFGFNSTNGFNINFDWGNTVGSLRWNHVFSSKLYVNTTVSGTDYKYRIGNQLDQFGFGISSNIRDQAVRTDFDYALSKRHALKFGATVTNHQFGVGRLNANSGDGTLNINSDVHYTGQEAGVYISDNFRVNKNLQLDYGLRLTGFQSGSDHFGGIEPRFAGRYSFSPKASLKLSYAQMYQYVHLVSNSGATLPTDIWYPSRLNVKPQRSQQVATGVSFLLGNGKFLLTDEVYYKWAHRQVDFRDGAQLFANSDLDAEFLFGRGWAYGNELYLEKKQGRTTGWIGYTLAWTKRKFPPQRGTTGINNGETFYPSYDRRHNMTAVVLHQLSTRFNLTGSFVFSSGNPTTLPQSRFIYQDIYGANYNVVPVYPKRNSYRLASYHRLDLGVVYKFRPRHGEQDLTLSIYNAYNHRNPYFIYFDQVKDEQTNLVIGYRARQVSLFPVIPAITYNFKF, from the coding sequence TTGCCTAGTTGGGCTCAGGCGCGCTTTACGTTGAGCGGTTACGTACGCACCGACTCGAAAGAGGCGTTGCCGGGCGCTACTGTTGCGGCGCCGGCGCTCGGCAAGGGCGTCACGGCCGACTCGACGGGCTTCTACTCGGTGTCGTTGCCTGCCGGCACGCAGGATCTGGTGATTTCCTTCATCGGCTATCAGACCCTGACGCGCACCATCACGCTCACGAAGAACCAACGAATTTCCTTTAGCCTAGCATCAGCCAACAATGAGCTAGGTGAAGTAGTAGTGCAAGGCTCGGGCACTCTAGAGCAGAAGTTGCGCGCCCCGCAAATGAGCGTAGAGCGTCTCACGGCCCGCGAAGCCAAGCTTCTGCCAGCTTTGTTCGGGGAGGTCGATATTCTGAAAACTTTGCAACTCAAGCCCGGCGTGCAAAACGGCGGCGAAGGCACCAGCGGCCTGTTTGTGCGCGGCGGCTCCGCCGACCAGAACTTGTTCTTGCTGGATGATGCGGTCGTGTACAACCCATCGCACTTGTTCGGTTTGTTTTCGGTGTTCAACTCCGACGCCGTGCAGAGCGTGGACTTGTATAAAGGCGGCTTCCCGGCCCAGTATGGCGGCCGCCTCTCGTCGGTGGTGGATGTGAAGCTGCGACAAGGCAACCCGGAGAAGTTTGGGGTCAGCGGCGGCATTGGTCTCATCTCGTCGCGCCTCACGGTAGAGGGGCCCATTAAGAAAGGAAAAGGATCGTTTCTTGTCTCGGGACGACGCACGTACTTCGACATTTTCACGCGCCAGATCAATAAGCTCAACGCAGGTGAGCCAGACTACAACCCCATTCCCGACTACTACTTCTACGACTTCAACCTGAAGGCCAACTACAAGCTAGGTGACAACGACCAGGTGTTCCTGACGGGCTACCTAGGCCGGGACATTTTTGGCTTCAACAGCACCAACGGCTTCAACATCAACTTCGACTGGGGCAACACGGTGGGCTCTTTGCGTTGGAACCACGTCTTCTCGTCTAAGCTGTATGTAAATACCACCGTCTCGGGTACCGACTACAAATACCGGATCGGCAACCAGCTCGACCAGTTTGGCTTCGGCATCTCGTCGAATATCCGCGACCAAGCTGTTCGCACCGATTTCGACTATGCCCTCAGCAAGCGGCACGCTCTGAAGTTTGGCGCGACGGTTACCAACCACCAGTTCGGAGTGGGCCGGCTGAATGCGAACAGCGGCGACGGCACGCTCAACATTAACTCCGATGTGCATTATACTGGTCAAGAAGCTGGGGTATACATCTCCGATAACTTCCGAGTCAACAAGAATCTGCAGCTAGACTACGGGCTGCGCCTCACCGGCTTTCAATCCGGTTCCGACCACTTTGGCGGTATCGAACCGCGCTTTGCCGGCCGATATTCCTTCTCACCCAAGGCTTCGCTGAAGCTGAGCTACGCGCAGATGTACCAGTACGTGCATCTAGTTTCAAACTCTGGCGCCACGCTCCCGACGGATATTTGGTATCCGTCGCGGCTGAATGTGAAGCCGCAACGCTCGCAGCAAGTCGCTACCGGCGTGAGCTTTCTGCTAGGCAACGGCAAGTTCTTGCTCACCGATGAGGTTTACTACAAGTGGGCACATCGCCAAGTAGACTTCCGCGACGGGGCACAGCTTTTCGCCAATTCTGACCTAGATGCCGAGTTCCTGTTTGGCAGAGGCTGGGCCTACGGCAACGAGCTGTACCTGGAGAAAAAGCAGGGCCGCACCACGGGTTGGATTGGCTACACCCTAGCGTGGACCAAGCGCAAGTTTCCGCCCCAGCGTGGCACTACTGGCATCAACAACGGTGAAACCTTCTATCCCTCCTACGACCGGCGCCACAATATGACGGCCGTGGTACTTCACCAACTTTCCACCCGTTTTAACCTGACAGGCTCCTTCGTGTTTTCGTCGGGCAACCCGACGACGCTGCCCCAGAGCCGCTTTATTTACCAGGATATATACGGCGCTAATTACAACGTGGTGCCGGTGTACCCGAAGCGCAATAGCTACCGTTTGGCCTCTTACCATCGGCTCGACCTAGGGGTGGTGTACAAGTTCCGACCGCGCCACGGCGAGCAGGACCTAACGCTGAGCATATACAACGCTTATAATCACCGTAATCCGTATTTCATCTACTTCGATCAGGTGAAAGACGAGCAAACGAATCTGGTGATTGGCTACCGTGCTCGGCAAGTGTCACTGTTCCCGGTTATCCCGGCGATTACCTACAATTTCAAGTTCTGA
- a CDS encoding DUF4249 domain-containing protein encodes MTFRPTSLRLLHVLPICLLTNCGLQKDIDIELPAGPAQLVAECYLEDGVIPRLTVTETVPYLSTTETITLPEVTVVLTLPNGTHDTLQYAPGLDRNTRKTYTHISKRRLRARPGDTFQLDITDKQGRHLTGTATMPTAIPIESVEWKFNDKPEGERQAYLTARFQDPASTTDFYRFQIHKNYVHRDTESDYNVDDRLTNGQLVTLGTSYRFNPQDTLIVSLYHIDQPYYQFMQSTDDARSANGNPFAQPSAIRSTVQGGVGVFTVLNYQRKTVILK; translated from the coding sequence ATGACCTTCCGCCCCACCTCGTTGCGTCTGCTTCACGTATTGCCTATCTGCTTGCTAACCAATTGCGGCTTGCAGAAGGATATTGATATTGAGCTGCCCGCTGGCCCGGCGCAGCTCGTGGCGGAATGCTACCTAGAAGATGGCGTCATACCGCGCCTGACGGTGACGGAAACGGTGCCTTACCTATCAACCACCGAAACCATCACGCTGCCTGAGGTAACGGTAGTACTCACCTTGCCTAATGGCACGCACGATACGCTTCAGTATGCGCCCGGCCTGGACCGCAACACGCGCAAAACGTATACGCACATTAGCAAGCGGCGCCTTCGGGCCCGGCCCGGCGACACCTTCCAGCTTGATATCACGGATAAACAAGGTCGCCACCTGACGGGTACGGCTACCATGCCTACCGCCATCCCGATTGAATCGGTGGAATGGAAATTCAATGACAAACCTGAAGGGGAGCGCCAGGCCTATCTAACTGCCCGTTTCCAAGATCCTGCTAGCACGACTGATTTCTACCGCTTCCAGATTCATAAAAATTACGTTCATAGGGATACAGAAAGCGACTACAACGTAGATGACCGACTGACCAATGGGCAACTTGTCACGCTCGGTACCAGCTACCGCTTCAATCCACAGGATACGCTAATCGTTAGCCTCTACCACATCGATCAGCCATACTACCAGTTTATGCAATCGACGGATGATGCGCGTAGCGCTAATGGTAACCCCTTCGCCCAACCATCCGCCATCCGCTCGACGGTGCAGGGCGGCGTGGGAGTCTTTACGGTGCTGAACTATCAGCGCAAGACAGTTATTTTGAAATAA
- a CDS encoding lipocalin family protein, with the protein MAQLVHTWQLDQIMAGGQYTDGPNIKDRYRIQFMADGRYAQTLLADSTRYVGTWKLAGDNHTLQLTDHKGAAQEYTINGATGQKLLYGRGNKENKYELYTFTLVP; encoded by the coding sequence ATGGCGCAGCTCGTGCACACCTGGCAGTTAGATCAGATAATGGCTGGTGGCCAATACACCGATGGTCCGAATATCAAGGACCGTTACCGCATCCAGTTTATGGCCGATGGTCGCTATGCTCAAACGCTGCTCGCCGATAGTACGCGCTATGTTGGAACGTGGAAGCTAGCTGGCGATAATCATACCCTGCAGCTCACCGACCATAAAGGAGCCGCCCAGGAATACACAATCAACGGCGCCACTGGCCAGAAACTACTTTATGGCCGCGGCAACAAAGAAAACAAGTACGAACTTTACACCTTCACACTAGTACCCTAA
- a CDS encoding ABC transporter ATP-binding protein yields MIKVENLSFGYPSRPLLLENLDLALERGHIYGLLGKNGAGKSTLLKNLVGLAFPRSGQCLLDGQRTDKRLPSTLEKVYFLPEEVYVPALTGGQFIARTSSFYPQFDANSFQRYLYELEVPLHAVLSQLSFGQQKKFMIAFGLATNTSLLVLDEPTNGLDIPSKAQFRRLIASALTPERCVIISTHQVRDLDSLIDTVVVLHQQRIVLNEDLEKLAERITFATVSAAQAHEALYTEDSARGRQAILPNLTGQPTRIDLELLFNAITASDQALTSYLNQPSYAQPV; encoded by the coding sequence ATGATAAAGGTTGAGAATTTGAGCTTCGGCTATCCTAGCCGACCTCTATTACTGGAGAATTTAGACCTAGCCTTGGAGCGAGGTCACATCTATGGTCTATTAGGCAAGAACGGCGCGGGCAAAAGCACGCTGCTTAAGAACCTAGTGGGGCTAGCTTTTCCGCGGTCAGGCCAGTGCTTGCTGGATGGTCAGCGAACCGACAAGCGCCTACCATCCACACTGGAGAAGGTTTACTTCCTGCCCGAGGAAGTGTATGTACCGGCGCTCACCGGCGGGCAGTTCATCGCGCGTACCAGTAGCTTCTATCCGCAGTTTGATGCGAATAGCTTTCAGCGCTACTTGTATGAGCTAGAGGTGCCGCTACACGCTGTATTGAGCCAATTGTCTTTTGGGCAACAGAAGAAGTTCATGATTGCCTTTGGCCTAGCTACCAACACAAGCTTGCTGGTGCTAGACGAGCCCACCAACGGCCTCGACATTCCCTCGAAAGCGCAGTTCCGCCGTCTGATTGCCTCGGCTCTTACCCCGGAGCGCTGCGTCATTATATCCACGCACCAAGTGCGCGACTTAGATAGCCTAATTGATACAGTAGTGGTGCTGCATCAGCAGCGCATCGTCCTGAATGAAGACCTGGAGAAGCTAGCCGAGCGTATCACCTTCGCGACGGTGAGTGCGGCTCAAGCGCACGAGGCGCTTTACACCGAAGACTCCGCCCGGGGACGTCAGGCGATTCTGCCAAACCTGACCGGCCAGCCTACCAGAATCGACCTAGAGTTGCTATTCAACGCCATTACGGCTTCAGATCAAGCCCTTACCTCCTACCTAAATCAACCTAGCTATGCACAACCTGTTTAG
- a CDS encoding GntR family transcriptional regulator codes for MKFKDNEPIYLQIAAYVSDQILLGTWPVEHRLPSVRELAGDLQVNPNTVMRTYDFLQQQQIIYNKRGIGFFVAPASDDKIKEYRRERFVQQDLPEFFRTIFLLGISLDEVQLRYAAYTAAHFPTSPLPSVPHENQQ; via the coding sequence ATGAAATTTAAAGATAATGAGCCTATTTACTTGCAAATAGCGGCCTACGTGAGCGACCAGATTCTGCTGGGCACGTGGCCCGTGGAACATCGGCTGCCCTCCGTGCGCGAGCTAGCCGGCGACTTGCAGGTAAACCCCAATACAGTGATGCGCACCTACGATTTCTTGCAGCAGCAGCAGATCATCTATAACAAGCGCGGCATTGGCTTTTTCGTAGCGCCTGCCAGCGATGACAAGATCAAGGAATACCGCCGTGAACGGTTTGTGCAGCAAGATTTACCGGAGTTCTTCCGCACCATCTTTCTGCTCGGTATCAGCCTCGATGAGGTGCAGCTGCGCTATGCCGCTTACACGGCGGCCCATTTTCCTACTTCTCCACTTCCTTCCGTCCCCCATGAAAACCAGCAATAA
- a CDS encoding purine-nucleoside phosphorylase, protein MQQLHEATAYIRQQIGDFQPEFGIILGTGLGALVKDVTIEYTLPYAEIPHFPVSTVESHSGNLLAGTLAGRRVLVMQGRFHYYEGYSMEQVVFPVRAMKLLGIKKLFVSNAGGGLDPEMEYSDLMLIEDHINLQPTNPLVGKNLDELGPRFPDMYEPYDLGLLAQAEAAARELGFANRVRRGVYASLPGPMLETPAEYRYLRTIGADGVGMSTVPEVIAARHAGLPVLAVSVITDLCAPGKLKPVALADILRAAADAEPRLTALFKAVIARQQST, encoded by the coding sequence ATGCAACAACTCCACGAAGCTACTGCTTACATACGCCAACAAATCGGCGACTTTCAGCCGGAATTCGGCATTATCCTCGGCACTGGCCTAGGTGCGTTGGTGAAGGATGTAACTATTGAGTACACCTTGCCCTACGCCGAAATCCCGCACTTTCCGGTGTCAACGGTCGAAAGCCATTCGGGTAACTTGCTGGCGGGCACCTTGGCGGGTCGGCGGGTACTGGTCATGCAGGGGCGCTTCCATTACTATGAAGGCTACTCGATGGAGCAGGTGGTGTTTCCGGTGCGTGCAATGAAGCTGCTGGGTATCAAGAAGCTGTTCGTAAGCAACGCTGGTGGCGGCCTTGACCCCGAAATGGAGTACAGTGACCTGATGCTGATCGAAGACCACATCAACCTTCAACCGACCAACCCCTTGGTAGGTAAGAACCTAGACGAGCTAGGTCCGCGCTTCCCTGATATGTACGAGCCCTACGACCTAGGCTTGCTGGCGCAAGCCGAAGCAGCAGCTCGTGAGCTAGGTTTTGCCAACAGAGTGCGGCGCGGCGTGTACGCTAGTTTGCCTGGCCCGATGCTGGAAACGCCCGCCGAGTACCGCTACCTGCGCACCATTGGCGCCGATGGCGTGGGCATGAGCACGGTGCCCGAAGTCATTGCCGCTCGCCATGCTGGCTTGCCGGTGCTAGCTGTTTCGGTCATTACGGATCTGTGCGCCCCCGGCAAGCTCAAACCCGTAGCGCTAGCCGACATCTTGCGTGCCGCCGCCGACGCAGAGCCGCGCCTAACGGCTCTATTTAAGGCTGTTATTGCGCGGCAACAGAGCACTTAG
- a CDS encoding PKD domain-containing protein, which translates to MKLRLLLLASATLLASCDDEEIQPDTEFVTAFDLPDNGESQTIIAIQNQSKNGLRYVWNFGDGTTSQEENPTHIFESPGIYAVKLKALGFGKSDSVTKTIKIAPFNLFTRVDSHFAGTYDCKVVYEYSAYQSPTTRTRLPDQEVVITEAGASTLKWNDALLSYYPSITGSPQLPYNSAYNFYSLATSAAPRTTASAKFYAAGDSAVFSISKRTGASNGSATTTYHGIRRP; encoded by the coding sequence ATGAAGCTCCGCTTATTACTCTTAGCCTCTGCTACTCTACTAGCCTCTTGCGACGACGAGGAAATTCAACCTGATACAGAGTTTGTTACAGCTTTCGACTTACCTGACAACGGTGAATCACAAACGATCATAGCTATCCAGAACCAATCAAAGAACGGGCTACGCTACGTATGGAATTTTGGGGATGGCACTACTTCACAAGAGGAAAATCCGACCCACATCTTCGAATCACCGGGCATCTATGCGGTCAAGCTCAAAGCGTTGGGGTTCGGAAAAAGTGATTCTGTAACTAAGACGATCAAGATTGCGCCATTCAATCTTTTTACCCGCGTAGATTCACATTTCGCCGGAACTTACGATTGCAAAGTAGTTTACGAGTATAGCGCCTATCAATCGCCCACGACCCGGACGCGGCTGCCTGATCAGGAAGTCGTTATCACGGAAGCCGGCGCGAGTACCCTGAAATGGAATGATGCGCTTCTGAGCTACTACCCTAGCATCACTGGCTCGCCTCAACTGCCCTACAACTCGGCGTATAACTTCTACAGCCTAGCTACCTCAGCGGCGCCACGCACTACTGCCAGCGCCAAATTCTACGCTGCTGGCGATAGTGCCGTCTTTAGCATCTCGAAGAGAACTGGAGCGAGTAATGGTAGTGCCACTACCACTTATCACGGCATTCGCCGTCCTTAG
- a CDS encoding PKD domain-containing protein: MKYNLLVLASVALLASCKDDTEPTPPPTADFTAPESTEQTVAVSFQNKSKNAQRYVWDFGDGSTGQEDNPTHTYTTDGVYSVKLKAFGTEKNDSITKTIKIEPYNIFAHTNLPFAGTYACKVVDVYSVYQSPAIRTRLPDQDVVITKDGVNTMRWNNLVLSYLPSDRNSPQTPFNSRYQFYNANTSSSPRVITYASFYTSGDSASFSVAKTVGASNSGTTTFYYGKRRP; this comes from the coding sequence ATGAAATACAACCTATTGGTCCTAGCTTCAGTTGCATTGCTTGCTTCGTGCAAAGATGATACGGAACCTACCCCACCTCCTACAGCCGACTTTACAGCCCCCGAAAGCACTGAGCAGACAGTTGCCGTATCATTCCAAAACAAATCAAAAAATGCCCAACGGTACGTTTGGGACTTCGGAGATGGAAGTACGGGACAAGAAGACAACCCGACGCATACCTACACGACAGACGGCGTGTATTCAGTGAAATTAAAAGCCTTTGGTACGGAGAAGAATGACTCTATAACTAAGACTATCAAGATTGAGCCCTACAACATTTTTGCTCACACAAACTTACCTTTTGCAGGAACTTACGCTTGCAAAGTAGTGGATGTATATAGCGTATATCAATCACCTGCAATCCGAACTCGGCTGCCAGACCAAGATGTGGTAATTACGAAAGATGGGGTGAATACAATGCGGTGGAATAATTTAGTACTTAGTTACTTACCTAGCGACCGTAACTCCCCTCAAACTCCTTTTAACTCTAGGTATCAGTTTTACAACGCAAATACTTCAAGCTCGCCACGTGTTATAACTTATGCATCGTTCTACACATCAGGTGATAGTGCTTCTTTTAGCGTAGCAAAAACTGTTGGGGCAAGTAACAGTGGAACCACAACGTTCTACTATGGGAAACGACGTCCTTAA
- the sppA gene encoding signal peptide peptidase SppA, with protein sequence MRQFLKYVLATIVGLVLFAVIGVVVLIGLAYSASRSEKDVTVATNSVLELKLDKPISERENPGSLAAYVTGDNAQSTGLDQLKEAIRRAKTDDDIKGIFLNVELVQAGMATLEEVRDALIDFKKSGKFVVAYNDLASEKSYYLASVANKIYLNPQGTLEFNGLSSETYYYKNLFEKAGIEPYIFRVGSFKSAVEPYFRESMSDSARLQTTSFLNSLNNFMLGHVATARGISPNRIKAISDSMLVHNADDAKQLGLVTDLGYYDQALDYMKGKVGVAKDKKLSTISLDRYTKSEDEDGDASGNRIAVVYAEGDIVTGKGGDDNIGSTRFAEAIRKARLDDKVKAVVLRVNSPGGSSLASDIIYREVVLTKKVKPIICSMSDVAASGGYFIAMACDTIVAHPNTITGSIGVFGVLPNIQPLLRDKLGVTTDRVTTGKFSDLPTITRPLTAFEKQQLQKEVDRIYADFTTKAAQGRHMPVERLRRLASGRVWSGEEAKARGLVDVLGSFDDAMRIAARRAKLKTDDYKVQYLPKQDANPFLALFNSFGEEARLRMIKQEMGPMYPMYEQYKKLTQMQGVQARLPFELSIQ encoded by the coding sequence ATGAGACAATTTCTTAAGTACGTGCTGGCCACCATCGTGGGCCTCGTACTTTTCGCCGTAATCGGCGTGGTGGTGCTGATTGGGCTAGCCTACAGCGCCTCTCGCTCCGAAAAAGACGTGACCGTAGCCACCAACTCCGTGCTGGAGTTGAAGCTAGACAAGCCCATTTCGGAGCGCGAAAATCCTGGTTCCCTTGCCGCTTATGTTACCGGCGACAATGCCCAAAGCACGGGCCTCGATCAGCTCAAAGAGGCGATTCGCCGCGCCAAAACCGACGACGATATCAAGGGTATTTTCCTGAACGTGGAGCTGGTGCAAGCTGGCATGGCGACGTTGGAAGAGGTCCGCGACGCACTGATCGACTTCAAGAAATCGGGTAAGTTCGTGGTGGCTTACAATGACTTGGCTTCCGAAAAGAGTTACTACCTAGCTTCGGTGGCCAACAAAATCTACCTAAATCCGCAAGGCACGCTGGAGTTCAACGGCCTTAGCTCGGAAACATATTACTACAAAAACCTATTTGAGAAGGCCGGCATTGAGCCCTACATCTTCCGCGTGGGTTCGTTTAAGAGCGCCGTGGAGCCGTACTTCCGCGAGAGCATGTCAGACTCAGCACGGCTGCAAACCACGTCCTTTCTGAATTCGCTCAACAACTTCATGCTTGGCCACGTGGCTACAGCCCGGGGTATTTCGCCAAACCGCATCAAGGCAATCAGCGACTCGATGCTGGTGCACAATGCTGATGATGCTAAGCAACTTGGCTTGGTAACGGACCTAGGTTATTACGACCAAGCCCTCGACTACATGAAGGGCAAAGTGGGCGTTGCGAAGGATAAGAAGCTGAGTACGATCAGCCTCGACCGCTACACTAAGTCAGAAGACGAAGATGGCGACGCCAGCGGCAACCGCATTGCCGTCGTGTATGCCGAAGGCGACATCGTGACGGGCAAAGGCGGCGACGACAACATCGGGAGTACGCGCTTCGCGGAAGCCATTCGCAAAGCTAGGTTAGATGATAAGGTGAAGGCGGTGGTACTACGCGTGAATTCGCCTGGCGGCTCGTCGTTGGCGTCTGATATTATCTACCGCGAGGTGGTCTTGACGAAGAAGGTGAAGCCCATCATCTGCTCGATGTCGGATGTGGCGGCTTCGGGCGGCTACTTCATCGCCATGGCCTGCGACACCATTGTGGCGCACCCGAACACGATTACGGGCAGCATTGGGGTGTTTGGCGTGTTGCCGAACATTCAGCCCCTGCTGCGCGATAAGCTAGGTGTCACGACGGACCGCGTAACGACCGGTAAGTTCTCCGATCTGCCCACCATCACGAGGCCGCTCACGGCTTTCGAAAAGCAACAGCTTCAGAAAGAAGTAGACCGCATCTACGCCGACTTCACTACGAAAGCCGCACAAGGACGCCACATGCCCGTCGAGCGCCTGCGCCGGCTAGCTTCGGGCCGGGTATGGTCAGGCGAGGAAGCCAAGGCCCGCGGCCTCGTCGACGTGCTAGGCTCCTTCGATGATGCCATGCGCATTGCGGCCCGCCGGGCTAAGCTGAAAACCGACGACTACAAGGTGCAATACTTGCCCAAGCAAGACGCCAACCCGTTCTTGGCGCTATTCAACAGCTTCGGCGAAGAAGCGCGCCTGCGGATGATCAAGCAGGAAATGGGCCCCATGTATCCCATGTACGAGCAATATAAGAAGCTCACACAAATGCAGGGTGTACAGGCTAGGTTGCCGTTTGAACTGAGCATTCAATAG